A window of the Pseudomonas furukawaii genome harbors these coding sequences:
- a CDS encoding SymE family type I addiction module toxin gives MAKADHRVALPKTERFATIAADGYPPRKNPSDPRQNWRPVPWLRLRGYWLQQAGFGIEQKIRIQVDLKRLIITTE, from the coding sequence ATGGCTAAGGCCGATCATAGGGTAGCCCTGCCCAAAACTGAACGTTTTGCCACCATCGCCGCCGATGGGTATCCACCACGCAAGAACCCAAGCGATCCCCGCCAAAACTGGCGGCCCGTGCCCTGGCTGCGTCTACGTGGGTACTGGTTACAACAGGCCGGGTTCGGTATCGAACAGAAGATCAGGATTCAGGTTGACCTGAAACGATTGATAATTACGACTGAGTAG